In one window of Candidatus Neomarinimicrobiota bacterium DNA:
- a CDS encoding cytochrome C assembly protein yields MMESFHSKQSSKLMVGAIAVLWITVLYLVLSVTRIDPEQQMAQKIFYYHVPSAWTAGVAYLLVMIAAVLYLMKKDEKFDHLGLAAAELGTLFCALVLITGPIWAKPIWGAPWSWEPRLTTVLIMFLIYIGYFMVRNFGDEGERTRRISSVIGIAAFFNVPIIYVSVKFWAADAQLHPQPAMGQQSPDVFWTFMLSLLVFTLLFVHMLRYRVHILKLRSKVLKMRYDV; encoded by the coding sequence GTGATGGAGTCGTTTCATTCTAAACAGAGTTCCAAATTAATGGTCGGCGCTATAGCCGTTCTGTGGATTACAGTTCTCTATCTTGTGCTGAGTGTGACACGGATCGATCCCGAACAGCAGATGGCACAAAAGATCTTCTACTACCACGTACCGTCAGCATGGACGGCAGGAGTCGCTTATCTCCTTGTCATGATTGCCGCTGTTCTTTACCTCATGAAAAAAGATGAAAAGTTTGATCATCTCGGTCTTGCTGCGGCTGAATTGGGAACACTATTCTGCGCTCTTGTCCTGATTACAGGACCCATCTGGGCGAAACCCATTTGGGGCGCTCCCTGGAGTTGGGAGCCACGCCTCACCACTGTACTCATCATGTTCCTCATCTATATAGGATACTTTATGGTACGCAACTTCGGTGATGAGGGGGAAAGAACCCGAAGAATATCATCCGTCATAGGCATTGCAGCATTTTTTAATGTTCCCATCATCTATGTTTCAGTAAAGTTTTGGGCGGCTGATGCACAGCTCCACCCGCAGCCGGCCATGGGCCAGCAGTCTCCTGATGTCTTCTGGACATTTATGCTTTCACTTTTGGTTTTCACACTGTTGTTTGTTCATATGCTTCGATATAGAGTTCATATTCTGAAACTTCGCTCGAAAGTGCTGAAGATGCGATATGATGTATAA
- a CDS encoding cytochrome c maturation protein CcmE, translated as MNKKFAAVIIAIALLMTVWVGLGFKGNELPYVTIQELTIKKDNKPGKRFRLGGNVKDGSIVRNKDDPLSLSFVLIQEQNQLPVNYHKIVPDMFKNGSEVIVEGIYDGEKFYADNLMTKCASRYEGDLRETDTSL; from the coding sequence ATGAATAAGAAATTTGCAGCTGTCATCATTGCCATCGCTCTCCTGATGACTGTCTGGGTCGGCCTTGGTTTTAAAGGGAATGAACTTCCATATGTCACCATTCAGGAATTGACAATAAAAAAAGATAATAAACCCGGTAAGCGGTTTCGATTAGGCGGCAATGTAAAAGACGGTTCTATTGTCCGAAATAAGGATGATCCTCTCTCCCTTTCTTTTGTTCTGATACAGGAACAAAACCAGCTGCCTGTCAATTATCACAAAATCGTACCTGATATGTTCAAAAATGGGTCTGAAGTCATTGTGGAGGGTATCTACGACGGTGAAAAATTCTACGCGGACAATCTCATGACAAAGTGCGCCTCTCGCTATGAGGGCGACCTGAGGGAAACGGATACCTCCCTTTGA
- a CDS encoding methylmalonyl-CoA mutase, translating to MSSNGNHQLEFFSESEARWKKESSSNGERQYSFDTLSGEEVDVLYYPEQPTGDFMDKISFPGQYPYTRGIHANMYRGKLWTMRQFSGFGTPRETNERYHFLMREGQMGLSIAYDMPTLMGYDPDHPFSEGEVGRCGVSVCSLKDMKTLFDGISLGDVSVSQTINGPSIVLLALYIAVAEEQGIPLKDLRGTLQNDILKEFIAQKEWIYPPRDHMRIITDTIEFCTNEMPQFNTVSVSGYHIREAGSTAAQELAFTLLDGFCYVEHAIERGIDIDKFAPRLSFFFNSHLDFLEEIAKFRAARRIWARHMKEKYGAKDSRSWKLRFHTQTAGCSLTAQQPEVNIARTAFQAMAGVLGGTQSLHTNSMDETLALPSKKAAEIALRTQQIIAYETGVANVVDPLGGSWYIESLTDELEKEAKEYFEKVEKMGGVIPALEEGFFQREIARASFDYEKKVNENSRIVVGVNDFIKEDEEIEIPILEIGLEAEEKQKADLVKLRENRDQAMVDACLNRVEEISREGGNLVPPIVEAAKADATMGEIVDAMKKVFGEWTETPVL from the coding sequence ATGTCCTCAAACGGGAACCACCAACTAGAATTCTTCTCTGAATCTGAGGCACGCTGGAAGAAGGAATCCTCTTCAAATGGAGAGCGTCAGTACAGCTTTGATACTCTAAGTGGTGAAGAGGTAGATGTGCTCTACTACCCGGAACAGCCCACCGGTGATTTCATGGATAAGATCAGTTTTCCCGGGCAATATCCTTACACAAGAGGCATCCACGCCAACATGTACCGTGGCAAGCTATGGACCATGCGGCAATTCTCAGGTTTCGGGACACCGAGGGAAACCAACGAAAGGTACCATTTTCTCATGAGGGAGGGTCAAATGGGTCTCTCCATAGCCTATGATATGCCCACCCTCATGGGCTACGATCCGGACCACCCCTTTTCCGAGGGAGAGGTGGGTAGATGCGGTGTTTCCGTCTGCTCTCTCAAAGATATGAAGACACTTTTTGACGGTATCAGCCTCGGTGATGTGAGCGTTTCCCAGACCATTAACGGTCCCTCCATCGTTTTGCTGGCTCTCTACATTGCCGTTGCTGAAGAACAGGGTATCCCTCTAAAGGATCTCCGTGGAACACTTCAAAACGATATCCTGAAAGAGTTCATTGCTCAGAAAGAATGGATCTACCCGCCCAGAGATCATATGAGGATTATTACAGACACTATTGAGTTTTGCACCAACGAAATGCCACAGTTCAATACTGTCTCCGTCAGCGGCTATCACATCCGGGAGGCAGGCTCCACCGCCGCTCAGGAACTTGCATTCACGCTGCTGGATGGATTCTGTTATGTTGAGCATGCCATCGAGCGCGGTATTGATATTGACAAGTTTGCTCCTAGACTCTCTTTTTTCTTCAACTCCCATCTTGATTTTTTGGAAGAAATCGCAAAGTTTAGGGCTGCGCGGCGAATCTGGGCCCGTCATATGAAAGAGAAATACGGTGCCAAGGATTCCCGCTCGTGGAAACTGCGTTTTCACACGCAGACAGCCGGCTGCAGCCTCACCGCCCAACAGCCGGAAGTCAATATTGCCCGCACCGCATTCCAGGCCATGGCCGGCGTCTTGGGCGGGACACAGTCCCTTCATACCAATTCCATGGATGAAACACTGGCCTTGCCTTCAAAAAAGGCTGCCGAGATTGCACTCAGGACCCAGCAGATTATTGCCTATGAAACAGGTGTGGCCAATGTTGTTGATCCTCTGGGAGGGTCTTGGTACATCGAATCACTCACTGATGAACTGGAGAAAGAGGCAAAAGAATATTTTGAGAAAGTGGAAAAAATGGGTGGTGTTATTCCGGCACTTGAGGAGGGATTTTTTCAGCGGGAGATTGCACGTGCCTCGTTTGACTATGAAAAGAAGGTGAATGAAAACAGCCGCATTGTGGTGGGGGTTAATGACTTCATTAAAGAAGATGAAGAAATAGAGATCCCTATTCTGGAGATCGGTCTGGAGGCCGAGGAAAAACAAAAAGCAGATTTGGTCAAGCTCCGTGAAAACCGTGACCAGGCAATGGTTGATGCTTGTCTCAATAGGGTGGAAGAGATTTCGCGCGAAGGCGGAAACTTGGTTCCGCCCATCGTGGAAGCTGCAAAAGCAGATGCCACCATGGGAGAAATTGTTGACGCCATGAAAAAAGTTTTTGGGGAGTGGACAGAAACGCCTGTTCTGTAA
- the folP gene encoding dihydropteroate synthase → MDQLMHKERTLLMGVLNVTPDSFSDGGEYFRIDAAVDRALQMAKEGAQIIDIGGESSRPGAEPVSEEEELNRVLPVVEALVSEVNIPISIDTYKSIVARSCLEAGASIVNDISALRFDDAITELVAEYNAYVVLMHMKGTPRNMQNSPDYGDVMGEIEAFFEERITAAESGGIARESIILDPGIGFGKTPFHNFTILSQLERFSSLGLPLLVGPSRKSFIGMTLDLPENERLEGTAASVTAAVLNGAKIVRVHDVKEMKRVITIADSISVVGSEA, encoded by the coding sequence ATGGATCAGTTGATGCATAAGGAGCGGACGCTCCTTATGGGCGTATTGAACGTGACGCCTGACTCTTTCTCTGATGGCGGAGAATACTTCAGAATTGATGCGGCGGTGGACCGTGCTCTTCAGATGGCTAAAGAAGGCGCACAAATCATTGACATTGGCGGCGAATCGTCCCGACCGGGTGCTGAACCTGTTAGTGAGGAAGAGGAGCTGAATCGTGTATTACCTGTGGTTGAGGCGCTGGTATCAGAGGTAAATATTCCTATTTCCATCGATACCTATAAATCAATTGTGGCAAGATCTTGTCTGGAGGCAGGCGCCTCTATCGTGAATGACATTTCCGCTCTCCGTTTCGATGATGCCATAACGGAACTTGTTGCAGAGTATAATGCTTACGTTGTGTTGATGCATATGAAAGGGACGCCTCGGAACATGCAGAATTCACCTGATTACGGTGATGTCATGGGTGAGATAGAGGCATTTTTTGAAGAAAGGATCACCGCTGCCGAATCCGGTGGTATCGCCAGAGAGAGTATCATTCTCGATCCTGGTATAGGTTTCGGAAAAACCCCTTTTCACAATTTTACCATTTTGAGTCAGTTGGAGCGCTTTTCGAGTCTTGGATTGCCTCTTTTGGTCGGGCCGTCAAGGAAATCCTTTATCGGAATGACGTTGGACCTTCCGGAAAATGAGCGACTGGAAGGTACCGCTGCATCCGTCACCGCCGCCGTACTGAACGGAGCCAAGATTGTTCGTGTTCATGATGTAAAAGAAATGAAGCGCGTGATAACTATCGCCGATTCAATATCTGTTGTAGGGAGTGAAGCGTGA
- the tilS gene encoding tRNA lysidine(34) synthetase TilS, whose product MPKKVKGIEIRFREGLLSSQLIEKGSSGLLAVSGGVDSVVIAHLFAQVRESFRLTLAVAHFNHSLRGEESDADEAFVKDWAKALDLPFFSAQWVSSELSNWEERAREARYGFLDKTCQQLGCDWIATAHHADDQAETLLMRLVEGSGYRGLRGIPERNGKVVRPLLKFTKAELTQYASENGLSFREDSSNQDTRFQRNRIRENILPQIQKLNSHFSQTAQRTVSNMVEVAEWVDGHLRDLYGKAVSVSENGLIQIDEKELRKVPPLLQKELVREVVNENDLPWRGHVWDDLSRFLQKATVGDIMVLPDNCKILKDRHRFLIMRVTGEGDLNSFHLDTATSVSLKAGDHIFTMDLTTEPTFSSESETEFIDFDQLDHGSIRLRPWQAGDRMVPVGMSGRKKVSDILVDAKVDRFSKMSKYVLTSAHKIVWLCGLRLDNRFKVTSATASVARLNWSHIDGQGEQ is encoded by the coding sequence ATGCCAAAGAAAGTTAAAGGAATCGAAATCCGGTTCAGAGAAGGCCTGCTTTCCTCTCAACTTATTGAGAAGGGATCTTCAGGACTACTTGCGGTGTCCGGCGGTGTCGATTCGGTGGTGATTGCCCATCTTTTTGCCCAAGTGCGTGAAAGTTTTAGGCTTACTCTTGCTGTTGCCCATTTCAATCACTCCCTCCGGGGTGAAGAATCGGATGCAGATGAGGCCTTTGTGAAAGATTGGGCGAAAGCGCTGGACCTGCCATTCTTCTCGGCTCAGTGGGTGTCTTCAGAGCTGAGTAACTGGGAAGAGAGGGCCAGGGAAGCGCGGTACGGTTTTCTGGACAAAACGTGCCAGCAATTGGGTTGTGACTGGATCGCCACGGCCCATCATGCTGACGATCAGGCCGAGACTCTCCTCATGCGACTCGTGGAAGGGAGTGGTTACCGTGGGTTGAGGGGGATCCCGGAGCGGAATGGGAAAGTTGTTCGGCCACTGCTAAAATTCACCAAGGCTGAACTCACCCAATACGCCAGTGAGAACGGACTCTCTTTTCGGGAAGACTCCTCAAACCAGGATACTCGCTTCCAAAGGAATAGAATTCGGGAAAATATTTTACCACAAATCCAAAAGTTGAACTCTCATTTTTCACAGACCGCCCAGAGAACCGTCTCCAACATGGTGGAGGTTGCGGAATGGGTGGATGGACATTTGCGTGACCTTTACGGGAAGGCCGTCTCAGTCTCTGAGAATGGCCTCATTCAAATTGATGAAAAGGAATTAAGGAAAGTCCCCCCACTTCTTCAGAAGGAACTGGTGAGGGAGGTGGTGAATGAGAATGATCTTCCCTGGCGTGGCCATGTTTGGGACGACCTTAGCCGTTTCCTTCAAAAGGCGACTGTAGGAGATATAATGGTTCTCCCAGACAACTGCAAAATTCTCAAAGATCGTCACCGGTTTCTCATCATGAGGGTAACAGGTGAAGGTGATCTCAACTCTTTTCATCTGGATACCGCCACCTCTGTCTCCTTAAAGGCGGGCGACCACATTTTCACCATGGACCTCACAACTGAGCCAACTTTTTCCTCTGAAAGTGAAACCGAGTTCATCGATTTTGACCAGCTTGATCATGGATCAATTCGACTTCGCCCCTGGCAAGCGGGTGACAGGATGGTACCTGTTGGTATGTCCGGACGAAAAAAGGTAAGCGATATCCTGGTAGATGCCAAAGTGGACAGATTTTCAAAGATGTCAAAGTACGTCCTTACATCTGCTCATAAGATCGTCTGGCTCTGTGGCCTTCGGCTGGATAACCGATTTAAAGTGACGTCCGCCACCGCCTCTGTGGCACGATTGAACTGGAGCCACATCGATGGACAGGGGGAACAGTGA
- the hflB gene encoding ATP-dependent zinc metalloprotease FtsH — MTKKTDKKDHRPPSQNKPGGESENKFQWKQAGKTSIVWIVILVSVIFLSNLFTAKNRNEVEVQYFQYKDFLTSGAILEAEIIEKEFHGKLKEPEEVIREGQKIGEFTLFVVTLPFVNETVLTEWDQYEVKYSFRERKVDWFSYLLSMGPWLLLIVFWIFIMKRMQGGMGGGGLFNFGRSKARLWVEDKPKINFDKVAGCEEAKQELYEIITYLKSPERYQKLGGRIPKGVLLLGPPGTGKTLLARAVAGEAGVPFFSLSGADFVEMFVGVGASRVRDLFEQGKKNAPAIIFIDEIDAVGRHRGAGLGGGHDEREQTLNALLVEMDGFESTTNVILIAATNRPDVLDNALLRPGRFDRQVVVDIPDLRGREGILKVHTEETPLSKDVDLKVLAKGTPGLVGADLENLVNEASLLAARDGKSKVYMEDFESAKDKVMMGVERKSMIISDEEKKLTAYHEAGHALMAKLLPEADPVHKVSIIPRGRALGVTAQLPMDEKHNYSESYIKARLGVLLGGRAAEQLIFNELTTGGGNDIEVATEMARKMVCEWGMSDLIGPLTFGKKNEEIFLGREIATHRDYSETTAKKIDREVSRIIREAEEEATKLLKDNEKQLHRVAKELLKYETIDGNDLDKIMAGKRLRRHRSKSANGAKESKAKKSVSDSSKEKKVAEESA, encoded by the coding sequence GTGACAAAGAAGACTGACAAAAAAGACCATAGACCTCCCTCCCAGAACAAGCCTGGCGGCGAAAGTGAAAACAAGTTCCAGTGGAAACAAGCTGGGAAAACCTCTATTGTCTGGATTGTTATTCTTGTGTCAGTCATTTTCCTGTCGAACCTTTTTACTGCCAAGAACCGCAATGAAGTAGAGGTTCAATATTTTCAGTATAAAGATTTCCTCACATCAGGTGCCATTCTTGAGGCAGAAATCATTGAAAAAGAATTCCATGGAAAGCTTAAGGAGCCTGAAGAAGTCATTCGTGAAGGACAAAAAATTGGTGAGTTTACCCTGTTTGTGGTTACGCTGCCTTTTGTAAATGAGACAGTTCTGACCGAATGGGATCAATATGAAGTAAAGTACAGTTTTAGGGAGCGGAAGGTGGACTGGTTCAGCTATCTCTTGAGCATGGGACCGTGGTTGCTTCTTATTGTTTTCTGGATCTTTATTATGAAGCGGATGCAAGGCGGCATGGGTGGAGGTGGCCTATTCAATTTCGGCAGGAGCAAAGCCCGCCTGTGGGTGGAGGATAAGCCGAAGATCAATTTTGATAAAGTTGCCGGTTGTGAAGAGGCAAAACAGGAATTATATGAAATCATCACTTACCTGAAAAGTCCTGAGCGGTATCAAAAATTAGGTGGGCGCATTCCGAAGGGTGTTCTCTTGCTGGGTCCGCCCGGAACAGGGAAAACACTGCTTGCCCGCGCTGTAGCCGGAGAAGCGGGTGTACCGTTTTTCAGCCTCAGCGGTGCTGATTTTGTGGAGATGTTTGTTGGTGTTGGTGCATCTCGTGTTCGTGATCTATTTGAACAGGGAAAGAAGAACGCTCCCGCCATCATTTTCATTGATGAAATTGATGCTGTGGGCCGCCACAGAGGCGCCGGTCTGGGCGGCGGCCACGATGAACGTGAGCAGACCCTTAATGCACTCTTGGTGGAGATGGACGGCTTTGAGTCCACTACCAACGTCATTCTTATTGCTGCCACGAACCGCCCCGATGTGTTGGACAATGCTTTGTTGCGACCGGGCAGATTTGATCGACAGGTGGTTGTGGATATTCCCGACCTCCGCGGCAGAGAAGGAATTCTGAAAGTCCATACAGAAGAGACTCCCCTTTCGAAAGATGTAGATCTGAAAGTATTGGCCAAAGGAACGCCTGGCTTGGTAGGGGCTGACCTAGAAAATCTTGTAAATGAAGCTTCCTTACTGGCGGCCCGGGATGGAAAATCGAAAGTGTACATGGAAGACTTTGAGTCGGCCAAAGATAAAGTGATGATGGGTGTTGAGCGGAAAAGTATGATCATCAGCGATGAAGAGAAAAAATTGACGGCTTATCATGAGGCAGGTCATGCCCTTATGGCCAAACTTCTTCCCGAGGCCGATCCGGTCCATAAAGTATCCATCATACCTCGGGGGCGTGCCCTTGGTGTTACAGCTCAGCTGCCAATGGATGAGAAACATAACTATTCAGAATCTTACATCAAGGCTCGTTTGGGAGTGCTTCTGGGCGGTCGTGCTGCGGAACAGCTTATTTTTAATGAACTGACTACAGGAGGCGGGAATGACATTGAGGTGGCCACAGAAATGGCTCGAAAAATGGTGTGCGAGTGGGGGATGAGTGATCTCATAGGACCTCTTACATTTGGCAAAAAGAACGAAGAAATCTTTTTGGGGAGAGAAATCGCCACCCATCGCGATTACAGTGAAACTACTGCCAAGAAAATTGATAGGGAAGTTTCTCGAATTATTCGTGAGGCCGAAGAGGAAGCAACGAAACTGCTGAAAGACAACGAAAAACAGCTTCATCGCGTGGCTAAGGAACTACTGAAGTACGAAACTATTGATGGGAATGATCTAGACAAAATCATGGCTGGTAAACGCCTGAGGCGCCATCGTTCTAAATCAGCCAATGGTGCCAAAGAGAGTAAAGCCAAAAAATCCGTCTCTGATTCATCCAAAGAAAAAAAAGTGGCGGAAGAGTCCGCCTGA
- a CDS encoding ABC transporter ATP-binding protein, whose translation MLFIQNVSKQFGYRPILRKVSLQIRDGESVGMAGSNGSGKSTLLRIVVRVVSCDEGSVSWNGDSILNGGADQRRSLLYIGHEPGFYPPLSAQENLVLLTRLYGLDVTQADVEYNLTEVGLDPGRSGPIRQFSRGMLQRLSLAKALIIPWELLLLDEPTTGLDSEGKSTLSKLINSWRAEGRSLLLVSHDEDWLTSNCDRMVELSGGRLQTTEGNEARSKSNGFAAEA comes from the coding sequence GTGCTCTTCATACAAAATGTCAGTAAACAGTTCGGCTACCGGCCGATTCTTCGGAAAGTTTCGCTTCAGATCAGGGATGGCGAATCGGTTGGAATGGCGGGGTCTAACGGCTCGGGAAAATCGACCCTTCTGCGAATCGTTGTGAGGGTGGTTTCCTGTGATGAGGGATCCGTTTCCTGGAACGGTGATTCCATCCTGAATGGTGGTGCGGACCAACGCCGTTCACTTCTTTATATCGGGCACGAGCCTGGATTTTACCCGCCTCTATCCGCCCAAGAAAATCTTGTGCTGCTAACCAGGCTTTATGGTCTGGATGTTACACAGGCTGATGTTGAATACAATTTAACGGAAGTGGGACTCGATCCCGGCAGAAGCGGTCCCATCAGGCAATTCTCCCGCGGGATGCTTCAGAGGCTGTCGCTGGCAAAAGCTTTGATCATTCCCTGGGAACTTCTCCTTCTTGACGAGCCCACCACCGGCCTTGACAGTGAGGGGAAGTCGACGCTTTCCAAATTGATCAACTCCTGGCGGGCAGAAGGCAGATCACTTTTACTTGTTTCCCATGATGAAGATTGGCTCACCTCAAACTGTGACCGGATGGTGGAGCTGAGTGGAGGGCGTCTTCAGACGACTGAAGGGAACGAGGCGAGATCCAAAAGTAATGGTTTTGCGGCGGAGGCCTGA
- the hpt gene encoding hypoxanthine phosphoribosyltransferase, with the protein MAAEISKDYSDRTPIFVGILNGSFVFMADLLRELTEDSEVDFLKVSSYEGTETSGTVHLLKDISAEITGRDIVIVEDIIDSGLTINFIVRRLKESGPSSVAVATLLFKKEVAQLNFDPDYIGFTIPSDFVVGYGLDHNQKMRNLKNICVLDQEDLTA; encoded by the coding sequence ATGGCTGCTGAAATATCAAAAGATTACAGCGATCGCACACCCATTTTTGTCGGCATCCTAAACGGCAGTTTCGTCTTTATGGCCGATCTACTGCGTGAATTGACAGAGGATTCTGAAGTTGATTTCTTAAAAGTTTCCAGCTATGAAGGCACCGAAACTTCCGGTACCGTTCACTTGCTTAAAGATATCTCAGCCGAGATTACCGGGCGGGACATTGTTATTGTGGAAGACATTATTGACTCCGGTTTAACCATAAACTTTATCGTTCGTAGACTGAAAGAGTCTGGTCCTTCGTCGGTGGCTGTGGCAACTTTGCTTTTCAAAAAAGAGGTTGCCCAACTAAATTTTGATCCTGATTACATTGGATTTACAATCCCTTCGGATTTTGTGGTTGGATATGGCTTGGATCATAATCAAAAAATGCGGAACCTCAAGAATATCTGTGTGTTGGATCAAGAGGATTTAACAGCGTGA
- a CDS encoding heme lyase CcmF/NrfE family subunit produces the protein MPQYGASLLSLSLGLAVVTIFLIVLFLRRSDERFFFAAQRTSLSVCFLVVLATVTLLASLLKSDFDMDYVAKYTSLGTPTIYKFTAIWAGQSGSLLFWLFVLCCYSAVVIFQNRHRHEKLMPYVIITLTVIQAFFLLLVNFVANPFAPVEADFVVQDGLGLNPLLQNPAMAIHPPMLYLGYVGFSVPFAFAIAALFSRQLDAVWVRTIRRWTLFTWLALGIGVLLGGWWAYNELGWGGYWAWDPVENASFMPWLTGTAFIHSIIIQEKKNMLRVWNMILILVTFLLCIFGTFLTRSGVVSSVHSFTQSSLGPMFFAFVLLILAVSIYLIITRLNDLKTEKRLESFVSRESGFLFNNVIFVSICFAVLWGTVFPIISEAVTGTQITVGAPFFNQITIPIGLFLLLLAGIGPLLAWRRTSKESLIRNFSIPVLTGLLVVMVVLVLGIRTVYPVVTVFLAAFVAAAILLEFWRGISVRTRKFDESPFTAFLKMVSKNRSRYGGYIVHIGIVFMFVGFIGKAFDEDKEWTMSVGDEVQLAGYDILLADLKEEERPNHYAWIATLDVIKEGKNVVSLTPEKRIYFHRNPNPDRHQPHSELSLHSTWREDVYSVFGGIDPENELLTIKIMVNRLVRFVWLGGYFLLFGTVIALWPSRASGKGK, from the coding sequence ATGCCACAATACGGTGCCTCACTTCTCAGTCTGAGTCTCGGCTTAGCCGTTGTCACCATTTTTCTCATCGTTCTTTTCCTTCGGCGGAGCGATGAGAGATTTTTCTTTGCGGCTCAGAGAACCAGCCTGAGCGTCTGCTTTCTTGTAGTACTGGCAACGGTAACGCTGCTGGCAAGTCTTTTGAAAAGCGATTTTGACATGGACTATGTGGCCAAGTACACCAGCCTGGGCACGCCTACCATCTACAAATTCACGGCAATCTGGGCGGGCCAGTCAGGATCGCTTTTGTTCTGGCTCTTTGTTCTCTGCTGCTATTCGGCTGTGGTCATATTTCAAAACAGGCACAGGCATGAGAAGCTCATGCCTTATGTCATCATAACACTCACCGTCATCCAGGCTTTCTTTTTGCTGCTGGTCAATTTTGTGGCTAATCCCTTTGCACCAGTTGAGGCTGACTTTGTGGTACAAGATGGACTGGGGCTCAATCCGCTGCTTCAAAATCCCGCCATGGCCATACACCCGCCCATGCTTTATCTAGGCTATGTGGGTTTCTCTGTTCCCTTTGCCTTTGCCATAGCGGCACTTTTTTCCCGGCAGTTGGACGCTGTCTGGGTACGCACCATCCGCCGGTGGACGCTGTTCACCTGGCTGGCCCTTGGAATCGGAGTCCTATTGGGAGGCTGGTGGGCCTACAATGAGCTGGGATGGGGTGGCTACTGGGCATGGGACCCTGTTGAAAATGCCTCCTTCATGCCTTGGTTGACGGGGACCGCTTTTATCCACAGTATCATTATTCAGGAAAAGAAAAATATGCTGAGAGTGTGGAACATGATCCTCATTCTGGTGACGTTTCTGCTCTGTATTTTCGGCACGTTTCTCACGCGCAGTGGTGTGGTCTCCTCAGTTCACTCTTTTACACAATCTTCCCTGGGCCCCATGTTTTTTGCGTTCGTCCTGCTCATTCTTGCTGTAAGTATTTATCTGATTATCACCAGACTCAATGATCTGAAAACCGAGAAGCGACTGGAATCGTTTGTTTCCAGAGAGAGCGGGTTTCTTTTTAATAATGTTATTTTTGTGAGTATATGTTTTGCTGTATTGTGGGGGACTGTATTCCCTATTATTTCTGAAGCAGTAACAGGAACTCAGATCACAGTGGGTGCGCCATTTTTCAATCAGATCACAATTCCCATCGGTCTTTTCCTGCTATTGCTGGCTGGCATTGGCCCGCTGCTGGCATGGCGGAGAACCTCCAAAGAGAGTTTGATCAGGAACTTCTCCATTCCTGTTCTTACAGGTCTTCTGGTAGTTATGGTGGTTCTGGTTTTGGGCATCCGGACCGTATATCCTGTGGTTACAGTTTTTCTTGCGGCCTTTGTGGCAGCCGCTATTTTGCTTGAATTCTGGCGGGGTATCAGTGTAAGAACCAGAAAGTTTGACGAGAGCCCATTTACTGCCTTCTTAAAGATGGTCTCAAAGAACAGGTCGCGCTACGGAGGGTATATCGTTCATATAGGGATTGTCTTTATGTTTGTGGGATTTATAGGAAAGGCCTTTGATGAAGATAAGGAATGGACCATGTCAGTGGGTGACGAAGTTCAACTGGCCGGCTATGATATACTTCTTGCCGATTTGAAAGAAGAGGAGAGACCGAATCACTATGCCTGGATTGCCACACTTGATGTGATCAAAGAGGGCAAAAATGTGGTTTCCCTGACCCCGGAGAAACGGATATATTTTCACCGCAATCCGAATCCTGACCGCCACCAGCCTCATAGCGAACTTTCGCTTCACTCCACATGGCGGGAGGACGTCTACTCTGTATTTGGCGGCATAGATCCGGAGAATGAACTGCTCACCATTAAGATTATGGTAAACCGCCTGGTTCGGTTTGTCTGGTTGGGGGGCTATTTCCTTCTTTTCGGGACCGTCATTGCTCTCTGGCCGAGCCGTGCATCAGGCAAGGGAAAATAA